The following coding sequences are from one Candidatus Methylomirabilota bacterium window:
- a CDS encoding extracellular solute-binding protein — MQRALVGLLSLALAAVLPGQPAFAQQGTITWWEHSNPPHNTYSKELVAEWNKKNPNTQVQYEFFAMTPYFKKLSAALSTRSAADMFTVIDTLLPSFTTKDVLAPIRPEWLGYRNLEDMKKAYLPGALDGYIHEGRLYAVPVVSSTFSLYLNRKHFREAGLDPDKDAPRTWEDIGRVGQKLVKMQGSTMAREGFDFAMHSSAWTMWYMEGLIRQHGGSILDRAGRKCTANGEAGVKAMQVRSMYVHKYKISDPTVSVATNALPADDMPKGRVSMFITHAGSVAQFGPKMMADVKVVPFPQVNPQKPVSVVYGFALAVNPHVPEAKQKAVHDLIRHVIRDPKQWYEKTSYPYPSANFLQLPGMEEARKTRYLDVFINDLSTGNFVTRTPYFIEISDAMHRAMERVVLRNEDPKASLDQACKEIDAALVKQ, encoded by the coding sequence GGGGACCATCACCTGGTGGGAGCACAGCAACCCGCCCCACAACACGTACTCGAAGGAGCTGGTGGCCGAGTGGAACAAGAAGAACCCGAACACGCAGGTCCAGTACGAGTTCTTCGCCATGACGCCGTACTTCAAGAAGCTGTCGGCCGCGCTCTCCACGAGGTCAGCGGCCGACATGTTCACGGTGATCGACACCCTGCTTCCCAGCTTCACCACGAAGGACGTCCTGGCGCCCATCCGGCCCGAGTGGCTGGGCTACCGGAACCTCGAGGACATGAAGAAGGCCTATCTGCCGGGCGCGCTGGACGGCTACATCCACGAGGGCCGGCTCTATGCCGTGCCCGTGGTCTCCTCCACCTTCAGCCTCTACCTCAATCGCAAGCACTTTCGCGAGGCCGGCCTGGACCCCGACAAGGACGCCCCCCGCACCTGGGAGGACATCGGGCGGGTCGGCCAGAAGCTCGTCAAGATGCAGGGCAGCACGATGGCCCGTGAGGGCTTCGACTTCGCCATGCATTCCTCGGCGTGGACGATGTGGTACATGGAAGGCCTCATCCGGCAGCACGGCGGCAGCATCCTCGATCGCGCCGGGCGGAAGTGCACGGCGAACGGGGAGGCTGGCGTCAAGGCCATGCAAGTACGGTCGATGTACGTCCACAAGTACAAGATCTCCGATCCCACGGTCAGCGTGGCCACGAACGCGCTGCCCGCCGATGACATGCCGAAGGGCCGCGTCTCCATGTTCATCACCCACGCCGGCAGCGTGGCGCAGTTCGGTCCCAAGATGATGGCCGACGTCAAGGTGGTGCCGTTCCCACAGGTGAACCCGCAGAAGCCCGTCAGCGTCGTCTACGGATTCGCGCTCGCCGTCAACCCTCACGTCCCCGAGGCCAAGCAGAAGGCGGTGCACGATCTGATCCGCCACGTCATCCGCGACCCGAAGCAGTGGTACGAAAAGACGTCCTATCCGTATCCGAGCGCGAACTTCCTGCAGCTGCCCGGCATGGAGGAAGCGCGGAAGACCCGATACCTCGACGTGTTCATCAACGATCTCTCCACGGGGAACTTCGTCACCCGGACGCCCTATTTCATCGAGATCAGCGACGCCATGCATCGGGCCATGGAGCGCGTGGTCCTCCGGAACGAGGACCCCAAGGCCTCCCTCGACCAGGCCTGCAAGGAGATCGACGCCGCGCTGGTCAAGCAGTAG